The Spirosoma foliorum genome has a window encoding:
- a CDS encoding IS630 family transposase, with protein MIPPKQSADFVYYMEQVLAVYERPYDERFPVVCVDESPKQLIEIKQYRSADGTRIQDSEYIRRGVGEIYMAFEPLAGQRFVEVKDDHKAITWVGVLANLLDGPYTDCVKMTVVGDNLSAHKPSAFYTVFGAEKAKAYLDRLEFVYTPKHGSWLDMAEIELSILQRDCLNRHIATKELLVAEITAWQANRNAKQAKANWQFTTKDARVKLHKLYPTV; from the coding sequence GTGATTCCGCCCAAGCAAAGTGCCGATTTTGTGTACTATATGGAACAGGTTTTAGCTGTTTATGAGCGACCTTATGATGAGCGGTTTCCCGTTGTTTGTGTGGACGAATCACCCAAACAACTAATCGAAATCAAGCAATATCGTTCCGCCGACGGCACACGCATCCAAGATTCCGAATACATCCGGCGGGGCGTAGGCGAGATTTATATGGCCTTTGAACCCTTGGCAGGGCAACGGTTTGTCGAAGTCAAAGACGATCACAAGGCCATTACGTGGGTGGGTGTGCTAGCCAATTTATTGGACGGCCCTTATACAGACTGTGTAAAAATGACGGTGGTTGGAGATAATCTGAGTGCCCATAAACCCAGTGCATTTTATACAGTTTTTGGGGCCGAGAAAGCCAAAGCGTATCTGGATCGATTGGAGTTTGTCTATACCCCCAAGCATGGCAGTTGGCTTGACATGGCTGAGATTGAGTTGTCCATCTTACAGCGTGATTGCCTGAATCGGCACATTGCGACCAAAGAGTTGCTGGTAGCAGAAATTACCGCCTGGCAAGCAAACAGAAATGCCAAACAAGCGAAGGCGAACTGGCAGTTTACCACCAAAGATGCCCGAGTAAAATTACATAAGCTATACCCGACAGTTTAA
- a CDS encoding helix-turn-helix domain-containing protein: protein MTKHRLTLTATERTELLAKVQKGKTAAKLIQKAQVLLASDEAVERQSQTTIAATYHLSTRSVERIRKEFCEQGMAVFDPKPRQPRSDKKLTGEVEAHLIAIACSEPPVGESRWKLQAIADRLVELQVVETLSHTSVATVLKKTNLSPGGSRDG from the coding sequence ATGACTAAGCATCGACTGACTCTAACGGCCACCGAACGTACAGAATTACTGGCTAAAGTCCAAAAAGGCAAAACAGCCGCTAAACTCATCCAAAAAGCACAGGTGCTTTTGGCCAGTGACGAGGCTGTCGAACGCCAGAGCCAAACTACGATTGCCGCCACCTATCATCTCTCCACACGCAGTGTTGAGCGGATTCGCAAAGAATTTTGTGAGCAGGGCATGGCGGTCTTTGATCCAAAGCCCCGCCAGCCCCGTTCCGACAAAAAGCTGACGGGGGAAGTGGAAGCTCACTTGATTGCCATTGCCTGTAGCGAACCACCAGTCGGTGAAAGCCGCTGGAAATTACAGGCTATTGCGGATCGACTGGTCGAACTCCAAGTAGTTGAAACGCTTTCTCACACGAGTGTGGCAACGGTGTTAAAAAAAACCAACTTAAGCCCTGGCGGGTCAAGGGATGGGTGA
- a CDS encoding AraC family transcriptional regulator codes for MHRIDSLPEDFSQNSQLPIRIVSPDFGHLSPQTTDKYEPTRRLSYYYFLFILEGSAQYAVDMEKVDLSKHELLFALPHQIQQLPVNVHGKDYYKLGFDEECLSRLPKQYPFLLNPLNQQKISFSPAAASRLQAIFELLLGLLTTSDTEPELILAHLNSLMTEINLAYFASDRKPSDDKLAKYIGFKVFVENNLTDHPTIKDIAEKLALNTDSLYHLVKHYSGRSPKEFITNRLILEARRRLYYGERSSVKELAFELGFNDPDYFSRLFKKETGKTVAEFFQDLS; via the coding sequence ATGCATAGGATCGATTCGTTACCGGAGGATTTCAGCCAAAATAGCCAATTGCCCATCCGAATTGTTTCTCCGGATTTTGGTCATTTATCCCCCCAAACTACAGATAAGTATGAGCCGACGCGTCGTTTATCTTACTACTACTTTCTCTTTATTCTGGAAGGCTCTGCTCAGTATGCCGTTGACATGGAAAAGGTCGACCTCAGTAAGCATGAGCTACTTTTCGCGTTGCCTCACCAGATTCAACAATTGCCGGTCAATGTACATGGAAAGGATTATTATAAACTGGGCTTTGATGAAGAATGCCTGTCCCGATTGCCGAAGCAATACCCTTTCCTGCTCAATCCACTTAATCAGCAAAAAATAAGTTTTTCACCTGCGGCTGCCAGTAGGCTTCAGGCTATTTTTGAACTACTTCTGGGTTTGTTAACGACTTCAGATACGGAGCCTGAGCTTATCTTGGCCCATCTGAATAGTCTGATGACGGAAATTAATCTGGCTTATTTTGCCAGTGATAGAAAGCCCTCAGATGACAAACTCGCCAAATACATCGGATTCAAGGTATTTGTAGAGAACAACCTCACTGATCACCCGACCATCAAGGATATTGCGGAAAAACTTGCCCTGAACACTGATAGCTTATACCACCTGGTTAAACACTACTCAGGGCGCTCACCAAAAGAATTTATTACGAACCGTCTTATTCTGGAAGCTAGACGCCGACTATATTACGGAGAGCGATCTTCCGTTAAGGAATTGGCTTTTGAGCTTGGTTTCAATGACCCTGACTACTTTTCCCGCCTGTTTAAAAAGGAAACTGGCAAAACGGTCGCTGAGTTTTTTCAGGATTTGTCCTGA
- a CDS encoding NAD-dependent epimerase/dehydratase family protein, producing MNRQVGKILVTGVTGLVGERLLRRLADAGMDCRALVRGGKHVAANVTAVEGDLFDSASLKEAVLDVSAIIHLAAVFRTQDTDLIWKSNLDGTRNLIEAAKAYAPDARFILASTTNVYNANNSHPGREDDEVAPQQAYPASKVAAEKELRESGLNWVVLRFPFVYGDGDGHLESLPKYAIAGKWHPAMRMSTIHHRDISIAINLALAGAMDGRIVNISDEAPTSIYELVQLVGGSLESSSEPLVNPWYLLSDSSLARSLGFQPTIRTVYQAVQENIM from the coding sequence ATGAACAGACAAGTAGGGAAAATACTGGTAACCGGTGTAACGGGCCTGGTAGGCGAGCGCCTGCTCAGGCGTCTTGCGGATGCGGGGATGGACTGCCGCGCGCTAGTGCGAGGAGGAAAGCATGTTGCGGCCAACGTGACGGCTGTGGAAGGCGATTTATTCGATTCCGCATCGCTCAAAGAGGCAGTGCTGGATGTATCAGCTATTATTCATCTGGCAGCCGTGTTCCGCACCCAAGACACGGATCTGATCTGGAAAAGCAATCTCGACGGGACGCGTAATCTGATCGAGGCAGCAAAGGCCTATGCGCCTGACGCACGTTTCATTCTGGCCAGTACCACAAACGTTTATAACGCCAACAATTCGCATCCCGGCCGCGAAGATGACGAAGTAGCTCCCCAACAGGCCTACCCAGCCAGCAAGGTTGCCGCTGAGAAAGAGCTACGCGAAAGTGGTCTCAACTGGGTGGTACTGCGTTTCCCATTTGTTTATGGTGATGGGGATGGGCATCTGGAATCGTTACCCAAGTATGCGATTGCAGGCAAATGGCATCCGGCTATGCGGATGAGCACAATCCACCACCGCGACATCTCCATCGCTATCAACCTGGCCTTAGCTGGCGCGATGGACGGGCGCATCGTCAATATATCCGATGAAGCCCCGACATCGATTTACGAATTAGTCCAGCTGGTCGGTGGGTCATTGGAATCATCCTCCGAGCCGCTTGTGAACCCGTGGTACCTGCTTAGCGATAGTTCGCTTGCTCGTAGTCTGGGTTTCCAGCCCACAATCAGGACGGTCTATCAGGCTGTGCAGGAAAACATAATGTGA
- a CDS encoding sugar phosphate isomerase/epimerase family protein: MKIHLTIILLILAPFAAFGQAASTPKARKIANEWKFGVALWTFHTVNFQDALAKVDSAGITYIEPNTFHKTGPALKDSAMNQLSPGGIAKLRKMIDQRRLQAGSVYIAGDKTVNSWKKQFEIAKQLGAKFVTAEPPVNLWNEIDSLAGIYKMKVAIHEHWKGVSHYWHPDSVLAALKNHPNFGACADLGHWPKSGINPVDAVKKLKGHIIGIHLKDIAAYNDPSLKDVPVGTGVVDFPAVFQELKKQNFSGPIYIERDAEDKPSNLPSVLQAKKYYYEQLKQLK, from the coding sequence ATGAAAATCCACTTAACAATCATCCTGTTGATTTTGGCGCCTTTTGCTGCTTTCGGACAGGCTGCCTCAACCCCTAAGGCAAGGAAAATAGCTAACGAATGGAAATTCGGTGTAGCCCTATGGACGTTCCATACCGTTAATTTTCAGGATGCGTTAGCGAAAGTAGACAGTGCCGGAATTACCTACATTGAACCGAATACATTTCATAAAACAGGACCTGCCTTAAAGGATTCGGCTATGAATCAGCTCTCGCCGGGCGGTATTGCCAAACTCAGAAAAATGATTGATCAGCGACGCTTACAGGCCGGATCAGTCTATATTGCTGGTGATAAAACGGTTAATTCCTGGAAGAAGCAATTTGAGATTGCCAAACAGCTTGGTGCCAAATTTGTCACTGCGGAGCCACCGGTAAACCTTTGGAACGAAATCGACAGCCTGGCCGGAATCTACAAAATGAAAGTAGCCATTCATGAACACTGGAAAGGAGTAAGTCACTATTGGCATCCTGATTCGGTATTAGCTGCGCTAAAAAATCATCCCAACTTTGGCGCTTGTGCCGACTTGGGGCATTGGCCCAAAAGCGGTATCAATCCTGTTGACGCCGTTAAAAAACTAAAAGGACATATCATTGGCATACACTTAAAAGACATTGCGGCTTATAATGATCCTAGCTTAAAAGATGTACCGGTTGGCACAGGTGTGGTTGATTTTCCTGCTGTTTTTCAAGAATTGAAAAAGCAGAATTTTAGTGGTCCAATTTACATTGAGCGCGACGCAGAGGATAAGCCGAGTAATCTACCATCGGTGCTTCAAGCCAAAAAATACTATTACGAGCAGCTCAAACAACTGAAATAA